The Pseudophryne corroboree isolate aPseCor3 unplaced genomic scaffold, aPseCor3.hap2 scaffold_1972, whole genome shotgun sequence genomic interval tcccgctgtcggattctcgcgagatctggACTATATGCTATTCCACACTTCTTGCTGCAATTATCACTCCAGCATTGCAGAGGGAACAGGACGGACAAGTCTGTTGTCTGTCTGTGGGAGGGTGGCGGGAAGGGTGGCGTGGGGTGGGTGCTGGTTCTGCTGTCggtgctgttgtcctgtgctgtaacaaatcagtccagtgcttgggctatgctgccataataagtcactgggtgctctgtctgccatacaagtgggtgctgcatctgtctgccataaatcagtccagtgctgtggctgtgctccataataagtcactgggtgctctgtgtgccatacacatgggtgctgtgtctgtctgccacaaatcagtccagtgctggggctatgctgccataataagtcactgagtgctctgtctgccatacaagtgggggctgcgtctgtctgcataaatcagtccagtgctgtagctgtgctcgataataagtcactcagtgctctgtctgccatacaagcgggtgaagaaacatgagacccagggcctgatcagcctggATGTCTGAGTTCTGGGGGGAggcgcagcaccggcacaatagatgcttaggctctacctactactggaagctgcagattccatgcagacagcatggaagatggccctttaaaaatggcagctgccttctaggaaacatatactagaggtattactagaccattacccagcgctacccggaatgagcatgtaaccccctggcactgagcatgtaaccccctggcactgagcatgtaacccctatagcaacaagcatatgtaacccctggcaacgagcatgtaacccctggcaatgagcatgtgaccgggtccgacttccggtcagcagaatcacggatgccggcggagtgctggcagtatccccagtgcagttgtgccggcggtatcctcagtgcaggagtgtcggcagtgtacgagtgccagaagtgtcctcggtgcaggggtgtcggcagtgctggcagtatgctcagtgcaggggtgccggtgacttacttacctgctgcaatgttttcaacctgttcggtcctagctctgacgtcaaacacccgccctggacacacctgcgtttctctcaccacgcctgcgtttttcttaccactccccgaaaacggctacaaacggtgagttgcccaggAACGCCCTCTGCCTGTCGATCTTCATGCGATCGGCGCTGCGATCGTTTTTTTTCGgtcccagcgtcgttgcccggcgatggccatgCGTGCACGACAACTTGCTGCGATCGAGTAGTAATGTCcgcctaatgctggccatacatcaggaagatatcgttccaaccagccaactagttggctggttggagcgataatctggcagtgtgtgggagcaaacgattatcagccgtttgctcccacacgctgaaaaacgtccagaaacggtctgtccaactagttgggaaaatcaaacttgtttgattttcccaactaatcgttcaggtgtaggggaaactttccccccaactgaacgataagcaggCGGACACTAACCAGCAGTGTCCAACTACTTCTTCCCCATCACTACCTACTGGGCAGCACGAGCCGggaggtgcaggggcagctgcggcagttcatcactgctgccgggctgccccggtCACAGCGGGACCCCGTGGAGTGGCGGCGGCGgaggagcgggaggaggaccaagggcagctacggtagcacatcactgctgccgggctgccgctgtcacaggacacccagcagtggcacccctcccgcgataccccacgatcgcggcaccacccgcaccccacccatgattgctgcacccccgcacgccacccccgatcactggcaccccacctgcggttgcggcaaCCCCGCACACCACCGCAGTTTACCCGCAATCGTGCCACACACACCCcagcagcttacccgcaatcgcgccaccccccgcagtttacccgcaatcgcggcacccccgcatatcagccacgatcgcggcacccccctgcatatcacccgcgatcgcggcacccccaccccccgcaccacacccgcgatcgctgcaccccccgcaccccacccgcgatcgctgcaccccccccccccgcaccacacccgcgatcgctgcaccccccgcgccccacccacgatcgcggtacccccgcaccccacccacgatcgTGGTACCCCCGCATATcatccgcgatcgcggcaccccccgcatatcacctgcgatcgcggcaccccccgcatatcacccgcgatcgcggcaccccccgcatatcacccgcgatcgcaggacacccagcagtggcaccccacctgcggttgcggcactCCCCGCACCCCACCTGCGATCGCGgcaaccccccgcaccccacccgtaatcgctgcaccccccgcaccccacccatgatcgcggtacccccgcaccccacccacgatcgcggcaccccccgcatatcacccatgatcgcggcaccccccgcatatcacccacgatcgcagcacctctgctcccctcctgcagtcactgcccccccaagatcgcggcaccccttccccctcaccaccaccagggccaactccagcccgcaccggctcccgcaccggtaattcacccccccccccccgcgcccgccagcctccctccgcccgcaccggctcccgcaccgctaattcacccccccaacCCGTCCGCCAGCCtacctccgcccgcaccggctcccacatcgctaattcccccccccccgcgccagccttctgtcacttcagacgcgcacagagctaatcaggtgagtgccacggagtggcgcttcctgattggctgaagagacacttctgtgacagctgtcacgggggtgtctctgcattcgtggaaaggggtcccatgtgtaaacatgggacccctttcagtccgtttggtccgggtgttcggtttgttgttttgccaagtacgtggattataatctggaccctggatcaggtgagtataattatcttttattttcaggtacccgtggattctacttggagaagaggaccgactgctttgtgtcaacattggtaagtatgtgtgtgtcgacatgtgtgaaataaagttttactgtcacggtgtgtgtctcctgtttttatttgggtattttttttccattagaactacaggtaccagcgggcccgattttctcccgcatgctggtacttgtggttctccaagtaccagcttgcggggaggcttgctgggacttgtagtactgctggaaaaaacaatattctttcaattttctcaaggctatcagccccccatccgcagcctttggacgggggggacagccttgggcttcacccctggcccttgggtgcctggggggggaccccttgattgaaggggtccccactcccccagggtaccccggccaggggtgactagttggatatttaatgccacggccgcagggcactgtataaaagtgacccccggctgtggcattatctgtccagctagtggagcccgatgctggtgtaaaaaatacgggggactcctactctttttgtcccccgtattttttgcaccagcaccaggcgcagagcacggtgctggttttaaaaatacgggggatcccctgtccatttttcccctggatttttagaaccaggaccggctcgaagagcccgaggctggttatgctttggaggggggaccccacgcaattttttttcgggtttttcccattccatttgaacaaaaaaaaataataataatctttttaaaaatatataaataatacttgtgcctccaaaaaagacaaaccaagtacctaatcccttctaatataaatagatatgctattacccaaaaaaaaaaacaccaaaaaaaacatgtttttaaatttttttattagattccgccagcaaagtgtggcggattgaaaatgaccgaaaccgaaacgttaagctggcagaacagggtcacgtatgttcttgatttttgaaaagtcctagagtgccgcctatcgtttgtgatatgtttgctttttgaagctcaggagggcaccaggcaagctgtacattttactacattgggagtgccaaatatctacatctggtatatatatatatatatatttatttgccttggcagcccaaccatgctggtatccatagttcagtataaaaataagtaaatctaataaatgtatggtggtgaaagaaaagcccagtttcactgaaaaaaagacacttctgcatgttttgaaatgaaaaaacaaaacaaaactgaagaactgtaggcaggcactgtccgcctacttcggtgacatcacaagttggacagaagttggaaggttggttggtctgatgaaaagttggttagatgtgtggagcactggtaaaaagttggtgagatgtgtggggcactgttttagttgaacagacaagttggatggttggaagtttggagtgttggagaaaagttggtctgatgtatggctagcttaagtccagacctacttagaaactgcacaacattttttaccatagcaggcctgcacaagcgattgcagccttgctatggggaaaaaacaaccctcataggcggagatacgggctgcaaaaagcagcttcgtgcgatcaactcgtaatgaggccctttatttggaaatattttatcattgcaaaatcgtatatgttcttttactctatagcactaaagtttttcttaacttattatttaatttcactttaaacttaattaacctctgtgctctgagcaacatactgtatagtaacatcccccagccaggataaaatctgtacccaccaaggagtctacttcaaaggcctctcacactgagattttcacacctacacaattagcaattagactctaaagctggccataaatcagaacgacctgattacagtgtctatttaacagcaatgttggtggaaagctacgttacgtgatgcactggacacccagtggtgaaactatgaattgtcatgaattgtcattgcacaacatgatggcccaacaacaaaaggaattcatgtcatgccaaatttactgccattgcactcttttcagaaaggtaatagtggacacatctgtacactcccagtaggcggcggcttagcgtgagcaactctgctaaaatcgccttgcgagcgatcaactcggaatgagggcctgtgccctgtgataataacagctcaggctggcgagatcacagggcagcgctGCGATGTGCACCCTTTGCCCGGCTTtctctatgtgtgtccgatggtcacacaaactgatcacagtgtaaaaaataacaaaaaagtataaaaaccccaaaacatacttaccagtcccaggagccggtgtgcgctgctccggtgagcgctgccgggcgccgggtccccaatgtgctgcgctgtgactccgctgcagtaaagtgacgctgaaaccggcagctcactttacataccgcgggtcacagcacagaagaagGTTCcgtcgcccggcagcctcctggagcagcggacaccggctcctgggactggtaagttttTCCGGTGCGGGAGAGGGGGGAACCCGGTGGCAGTGGGTGAGACTGgcggtggcgcatgcgcagcaggacatcgggtatTTTTATGGAAAATACCCGGATGATGCTGTGATGAGGCCCCGCAGGGATAGGGCTTGTCTGCTAGCTCTGTCCCTCCATGCGATAACCGATCCATCCATGTGATGTACTCAATGATCGCAGTGCGAGTCTGGTCGGGATTATCACCTGCGGATGATGGTAAATAGACCTCTGTGCACCAAGGAACACCCCAAAATAATAGTCCTCAACAAACCTTTATCTCATTTCAGTAACCTCACTTATATTTCTTAAGTATAAGCGCGGTCTGGAAATGGGGTATTTATGCACTGACGCACTCATTGGTGGAAGCCATTTGTGTTATTCCCCCCTGACCCCGATACCACCCTACTGCCCGGGAGTTCTGGGAATGCTCCACTTTCCGGGCTCTCATCCTCACAGCAGCATTGGGAAGATACGCAGGCGTATCTGTGACTGCGGCCTCTGATGTCACTAGTAACCAGCACCATTACTGGGGGATATCGTTACCCAATCTGCTCCTAATGAAAGCTAGGCTACACCCTCATCAACACAGACTGAGCTCACAAAATGGCCGCCGGCGCTGCGTGTAGCTGCCCGGTGCTGCGTGATGGGGGATATAATGTACATAATTACACGGAATAACATATAACCTCTGTATCCTATTTCCCAGAAACTGCATTGGACAGAACTTTGCCATGCACGAGATGAAAGTCGCCGTCGCTCTGACGTTACAGAGATTTGAGCTGACTCCAGATCTGGACAAGGACAAAGAGCCACTGAAAGCCGTTCTGATAGTGCTGCGCTCTCTGAACGGCATTCACGTGAATCTGAGGAAACTGCAGAGTAAATCGTGAACGCAGGAGGCTGTTCTGTGCTGTTATTGTATGTTCTGCTTCTATGTCAGAGAGATCAGTAAATGTGAATGTGATGTACTAACAATGCCTGATGTCCTTATTTACTGTAACCAGAAACATCGGGCCTGACGGACGGAACCAATATGTATTTCCAGCGGGGAATGTGTACGCAACGACTGTGCGAATATATGCAAACGTCACAGCCACCTGGACTTGTACTGAGGCGCCACCGGCAGCTTTGTGAGTCCCAGCAGCTGCATACAAACACGCAGCATCTGTAGAGGAATAGACCATTATCGCCTGTGGTCTCGCAACACGGCCGGAATAAGTAAGACGCTGGACACATTGCAGCTGCAGGAGATCGCAGTCTCTGCCTCAAACGCATGCTGAAGATGGCTGCGACACACCTGCGTATTTCCCcacagtccctgactgtcaatcactttgcaaataaattgtCTCTTTCAACACCGTCCCCAAATCCATTGCAGCACATGAGCAGTGTGACTTAAGATGCCTGCGCAGACCGCCGATGATCGCTACATTGCAAAATCTCGGGGTAGCGTCAATCTCTGAAATAGGCTCATAGGTCAGTCCTGCATAGTGTTCTAAACAAGACACAAAGAGAAAAGTTGTCCCCATCTCACTAactagtaccagcaataagatacgagcactacatgattcccccagctcactaacaattaccagcaataagatatgagcactacatgattcccccagctcactaacaattaccagcaataagatatgagcactacatgattcccccagctcactaacaattaccagcaataagatatgagcactacatgattcccccagctcactaacaattaccagcaataagatatgagcactacacgattcccccagctcactaacaagtaccagcaataagatatgagcactacatgattcccccagctcactaacaagtaccagcaataagatatgagcactacatgattcccccagctcactaacaattaccagcaataagatatgagcactacatgattcccccagctcactaacaagtaccagcaataagatacgagcactacatgattcccccagctcactaacaattaccagcaataagatatgagcactacatgattcccccagctcactaacaagtaccagcaataagatatgagcactacatgattcccccagctcactaacaagtaccagcaataagatacgagcactacatgattcccccagctcactaacaattaccagcaataagatatgagcactacatgattcccccagctcactaacaagtaccagcaataagatacgagcactacatgattcccccagctcactaacaagtaccagcaataagatacgagcactacatgattcccccagagcacta includes:
- the LOC135005155 gene encoding cytochrome P450 4B1-like isoform X2; amino-acid sequence: MWEDPEVFDPLRFSPDNPIKKHAYSFIPFSAGSRNCIGQNFAMHEMKVAVALTLQRFELTPDLDKDKEPLKAVLIVLRSLNGIHVNLRKLQSKS
- the LOC135005155 gene encoding cytochrome P450 4B1-like isoform X1; its protein translation is MWHAVPYTAAVCVVFDPLRFSPDNPIKKHAYSFIPFSAGSRNCIGQNFAMHEMKVAVALTLQRFELTPDLDKDKEPLKAVLIVLRSLNGIHVNLRKLQSKS